One window of Amaranthus tricolor cultivar Red isolate AtriRed21 chromosome 13, ASM2621246v1, whole genome shotgun sequence genomic DNA carries:
- the LOC130797796 gene encoding glycine-rich RNA-binding protein 4, mitochondrial-like, with product MMRLATRFRSLTLLKPQCLTVRYSSELFVYRLSFYTKRDEFKKMFSPFGKVKEARLIMDKRTGRTKGFGFVTFETEVEAQNAIKALNGKIVQGRLIFVESSTNPKSDAKSS from the exons ATGATGAGACTAGCAACAAGATTTCGAAGCTTGACACTGTTAAAGCCTCAATGTTTAACTGTCCGATATAGTTCAGAGCTTTTTGTCTACA GGCTGTCATTTTACACAAAACGTGATGAATTTAAGAAGATGTTTTCTCCATTTGGCAAGGTTAAAGAAG CTAGGTTGATAATGGATAAGAGGACAGGAAGGACGAAGGGGTTTGGCTTTGTGACATTTGAGACAGAAGTTGAGGCACAAAATGCTATTAAGGCTTTGAATGGCAAG ATAGTCCAAGGACGACTGATTTTTGTGGAATCTTCTACGAACCCGAAGAGTGATGCAAAAAGCAGCTGA